In Theileria parva strain Muguga chromosome 4 map unlocalized ctg_529, whole genome shotgun sequence, one DNA window encodes the following:
- a CDS encoding putative integral membrane protein, with amino-acid sequence MWAKADPLHTMAKRARRAAHYYDLKHVTLEGDSSIETPRICFKNPFIPTDTYMKKLNSGPINISKMYNPVQHEYNKCKNYMLPEHQFSSFKSSFYLLNNVCECPTSSIRIYIIPWSPYLCAYSSIQNPDFPDKSQLTPRYTIELPRYYIFHHILELVGLPMLHNCEPPTKVSGGSVCDPHITGYTKFDISNLTNIEITNWDTLLFRSKIDRAVTNVLKSFIISLLMRFITFASLIGSRMCIYVRCISFLSCLFLFTSKVKVRF; translated from the coding sequence atGTGGGCTAAAGCCGATCCATTACATACTATGGCCAAAAGAGCCAGAAGGGCTGCTCATTACTATGATCTTAAGCATGTTACATTAGAAGGTGATTCAAGTATAGAAACACCCAGAATTTGCTTCAAAAATCCATTTATTCCTACTGATACTTATAtgaaaaaactaaattcTGGCCCTATCAATATAtcaaaaatgtataatCCCGTTCAACATGAATACAACAAATGTAAGAACTATATGCTTCCTGAACATcaattttcatcatttaaATCTTCATTTTACCTTCTTAATAACGTGTGTGAGTGTCCTACAAGTTCTATCAGGATATATATAATTCCCTGGTCACCGTATTTGTGTGCTTATTCCTCTATCCAGAATCCCGATTTCCCAGATAAATCACAGTTAACCCCAAGATATACAATAGAATTGCCACGGTATTACATCTTTCATCATATATTAGAGCTCGTTGGTTTACCAATGCTTCATAATTGCGAACCCCCGACCAAGGTTTCTGGTGGTTCAGTGTGTGATCCGCACATTACTGGATACACAAAGTTCGATATTTCTAATTTAACCAATATAGAGATAACTAACTGGGATACACTTTTATTTCGGTCCAAAATTGACAGAGCCGTTACAAACGTTTTGAAATCTTTTATTATATCACTATTAATGAGATTTATAACTTTCGCTTCACTCATAGGTTCAAGAATGTGTATATATGTGAGATGTATTTCCTTTTTATcctgtttatttttattcaccAGTAAAGTAAAAGTTCGTTTTTAA
- the lrs-1 gene encoding leucine--tRNA ligase, with product MSKRAQLLENEAKIRALWQETKVFEANLPSNRNKDKYFCTFPFPYMNGRLHIGHAFSVSKAEFQARFQRTQGKAVLWPFGLHCTGMPIMACADKIKNELHESSIGLMNNHKNMANYVHENEESNVKDVTKFTSSRSKLKAKSGTNMTQMEIMKQMNISDEDIPKFADPDHWLTYFSPLAIQDMKLLGLSVDWRRSFITTARNPYFNLFVEWQFDRLKKLNKLLYGCRPSILSRITMQPCADHDRSEGEGATAQEYTVVKMKLDTTHKNPFTNFTPEFENSKEKLLQKNVYLLAATLRPETFYGQTNLFVIPEGEYESFLGYESPKLNFNSVGVVENKLSLNKAVEESECIYVTSRRSATNLIHQGLVMLNETDELYSVHKFKGMELIGLTVITPLSVYKSVHIVPMLTANMNKGTGIVACVPSDSPDDYVVLSELRRKINYFNEKYNVAPEYLKCDPFPIIDVPDYGTCMAEKLCTENNVTSSKDVKLEQLKELIYKKGFYTGIITYGKYKNQKVVDVKNKIRDELIENKEAFVYYEPSKRVVSRLGDECVVGICNQWYTKFGDKQWKENILNFVTSNQFTCYNESTYNQLLNIIQWLDNWACSRSYGLGTLLPWENIKNNKNILIESLSDSTIYMAYYTVAHYLQSDIFGTNPGLLNLSSKQINYSLFDYIFRISDNLPSLTHTGQGNLENHRDDVMDKINRMREEFNYWYPVNVRCSGKDLLFNHLTMSLFIHNAIWESNDYMPRSYFCNGHVLVNSEKMSKSKGNFLTIEESINQYTADGTRIALADAGDTLDDANFSKDTAESSILKLYNFLQTTIQDLSISNTESCVVDGTNNTGVNHHLDDVVLGINMLELDTKTTKPSIMVDELEYINKLIELGDLYLFSKVVFENELKYLTDMAKKAYENFIYRDALKFVFYDYITVRLDYIQLSNNNINHQTLQNYYRIFCIIANPIIPYICEYIWNYILKEKEPLSHQLWPQFKYPTNGNLHILLKLLYRNIEEFRKIKDKSLSGKQKNKSTNETVYTKAKIYISVDYPENIRNVLSLMNNMNILENNLSEKEVLKLLNEDESVRKLDKKEKNSILSFASYQLKQLNLLGNTTFQLRLPYDEFKLYTLLVPYLKLTLSLQEVLVLYEAEGMSEMKQLSLPGRPSILFY from the exons ATGTCCAAGAGAGCACAATTGTTAGAAAATGAAGCTAAAATTAGAGCACTTTGGCAGGAAACAAAAGTGTTTGAAGCTAACCTTCCAAGTAATCGGAACAAGGATAAGTACTTCTGTACATTCCCATTCCCGTATATGAATGGAAGGTTACATATAGGACACGCATTTAGTGTATCTAAAGCTGAATTCCAAGCAAGGTTTCAGAGAACTCAAGGAAAAGCCGTTTTGTGGCCATTTGGATTACACTGCACAG gaATGCCAATTATGGCCTGTGcagataaaattaaaaacgAATTACACGAg tcTTCCATTGGATTGATGAATAATCATAAAAATATGGCAAACTATGTTCATGAGAATGAAGAATCTAATGTTAAAGATGTGACTAAATTCACCTCGTCAAGGTCTAAATTGAAGGCTAAATCGGGGACTAACATGACCCAAATGGAGATAATGAAACAGATGAACATAAGTGATGAGGACATTCCAAAGTTTGCAGACCCAGACCACTGGTTAACATACTTTTCACCTCTAGCAATTCAGGATATGAAGTTATTAGGATTATCAGTGGACTGGCGTCGTTCCTTCATAACAACTGCCAGAAACCCATACTTCAATTTGTTCGTAGAATGGCAATTTGATAGGCTTAAGAAGTTGAATAAACTTTTATATGGCTGTAGACCATCAATTCTTAGTAGAATCACAATGCAGCCGTGTGCTGATCATGACCGTTCAGAAGGTGAAGGTGCAACAGCACAGGAATACACAGTAGTTAAAATGAAACTCGATACTACACACAAGAACCCgtttacaaattttactcCTGAGTTTGAAAATTCTAAAGAAAAATTATTGCAAAAGAACGTGTATTTATTAGCTGCAACGCTGAGACCAGAGACTTTCTATGGTCAGACTAACTTATTCGTGATACCCGAAGGAGAATACGAATCGTTTTTAGGTTATGAATCGCCTAAACTTAATTTCAACTCCGTTGGAGTTgtagaaaataaattatcacTCAACAAGGCCGTGGAAGAATCGGAGTGTATATACGTCACTTCACGAAGATCTGCCACCAATTTAATACATCAA gGGTTGGTGATGTTGAATGAGACGGATGAGCTTTATAGTGTACATAAGTTTAAGGGGATGGAACTGATAGGACTAACTGTGATAACACCTCTTAGTGTGTATAAATCAGTGCATATAGTTCCTATGTTAACTGCAAATATGAATAAAGGTACTGGAATTGTAGCCTGTGTACCTTCAGACTCACCAGATGACTACGTAGTATTATCCGAACTAAGGCgtaaaattaactactTCAATGAGAAGTATAATGTAGCCCCGGAGTATCTCAAGTGTGACCCGTTTCCGATAATTGATGTGCCAGATTACGGCACCTGTATGGCTGAGAAACTTTGCactgaaaataatgtaaccTCATCCAAAGATGTTAAATTAGAACAATTAAAggaattaatatataaaaaaggGTTTTACACTGGCATCATCACATACGGCAAATACAAAAATCAGAAG GTTGTTGATGTGAAGAATAAGATAAGAGATGAGTTAATTGAGAATAAGGAAGCGTTTGTATATTATGAACCTTCTAAAAGAGTAGTTAGCAGATTAGGAGATGAATGTGTGGTTGGGATCTGTAACCAGTGGTATACCAAATTCGGAGATAAACAATGGAAAGAAAATATTCTCAACTTTGTTACTTCAAATCAATTCACATGCTACAATGAATCAACATACAATCAACTACTCAACATTATTCAATG GTTGGATAACTGGGCTTGTAGTAGATCATATGGACTGGGAACATTACTACCCTGGGAGaatataaagaataataaGAATATTCTGATTGAGAGTTTGTCTGACAGTACTATTTACATGGCGTATTATACAGTGGCACATTACTTACAGTCGGATATCTTCGGTACTAACCCGGgacttttaaatttatcctCAAAACAAATCAACTACTCACTCTTTGATTACATTTTCCGAATATCCGATAATTTACCGAGTTTGACCCACACTGGCCAGGGTAACCTGGAGAATCACCGTGACGATGTTATGGACAAGATAAACCGTATGAGAGAAGAGTTTAATTATTGGTATCCAGTGAATGTGAGATGCAGTGGAAAGGATTTATTGTTTAATCACCTGACAATGAGCTTGTTTATACATAATGCGATTTGGGAGTCCAATGACTACATGCCCAGATCATATTTCTGTAACGGGCATGTACTGGTAAATTCTGAGAAAATGAGTAAATCTAAGGGTAACTTCCTAACAATTGAAGAGTCGATAAATCAGTACACAGCTGACGGGACTAGAATAGCATTAGCTGATGCCGGTGATACTCTAGATGACGCCAACTTCTCCAAAGATACCGCAGAATCCTCCATTCTCAAGTTATACAATTTTCTACAAACCACTATTCAGGATTTGAGTATATCCAACACTGAGAGTTGTGTAGTTGATGGTACAAATAACACTGGTGTAAATCACCACCTGGACGATGTAGTATTGggaataaatatgttagAATTGGATACTAAAACCACTAAACCAAGTATTATGGTGGACGAACTggagtatataaataaattaatagaGCTGGgagatttatatttatttagtaaaGTGGTGTTTGAAAAtgagttaaaatatttaactgaCATGGCGAAGAAGGCGTATGAAAATTTCATTTACCGTGACGCATTAAAATTCGTTTTCTATGATTACATCACTGTCAGATTAGACTACATACAACTCTcaaacaataatattaaccaTCAAACGctacaaaattattatc GaatattttgtataatagCGAATCCGATAATACCGTACATATGTGAATATATATggaattatatattaaaagaGAAGGAACCTCTAAGTCATCAGTTATGGCCCCAATTCAAATATCCGACCAACGGAAACTTGCACAT ATTGTTGAAGCTGTTGTATAGAAATATTGAAGAGTTTAGGaaaattaaagataaaTCATTATCTGGTAAACagaaaaataaatccaCAAATGAAACCGTATACACTAAAGCTAAAATATACATCTCAGT tgACTACCCGGAGAACATAAGGAACGTATTGAGtttaatgaataatatGAACATCTTGGAGAACAATTTGAGTGAAAAGGAAGTgttaaaactattaaaCGAGGATGAATCAGTGAGAAAACTTGATAAAAAGGAGAAGAACTCAATACTATCATTTGCGTCATATCAGTTGAAACAGCTAAACCTACTTGGAAATACAACTTTCCAACTCAGATTACCCTATGACgaatttaaactttataCACTCCTGGTTCCATATCTCAAACTGACACTATCATTACAGG AGGTTTTGGTATTGTATGAAGCTGAGGGGATGAGTGAGATGAAACAGTTATCACTACCGGGAAGACCATCAATACTATTCTACTAA
- a CDS encoding Mitochondrial carrier family protein: MNEITLKKGVDGKNDRKNFVKEYPSLSAVLNGLAAGMTNILIQPFAVMRTTIQSMNIYTHGIRPDRSRILEILKSFRAGGIRTMYRGCASSVCISASGWVIFRFLYDKLAHYDFFKDNRLSVNLARSATSSLITSVILHPFWNARLAIELQSRQTGIDGWPQYRGALNYLIRTFYQKNGLKASFRGLSVSLSSVSHHTLLIVIYDKLSQHKLIRIDGHVFDKVNIFLNGMISRMVPTLVCYPLYVSRVMQQCHNTEIRSFSISRIFLWNLKHNNLKGMYSGLPVQVVKSMLSGGIMFSLYEILVRISNRVLLML; encoded by the coding sequence ATGAATGAAATCACACTCAAGAAGGGTGTGGATGGCAAAAATGATCGCAAAAACTTCGTTAAAGAGTACCCGAGTTTATCTGCAGTTTTAAATGGCTTAGCTGCTGGCATGACTAACATTTTAATCCAGCCTTTTGCCGTTATGAGGACTACAATTCAGTCAATGAACATTTACACGCATGGGATTAGGCCTGATCGGAGTAGAATTCTCGAGATTCTAAAGAGTTTCAGGGCCGGAGGAATCCGTACAATGTATCGAGGCTGTGCTTCCTCAGTGTGTATTTCCGCTAGCGGCTGGGTTATTTTCAGATTCCTGTACGATAAATTAGCGCACTATGACTTTTTTAAGGATAACAGGCTTTCGGTTAATTTAGCTCGTAGCGCCACTAGTAGTCTTATCACAAGTGTTATTCTTCATCCTTTTTGGAATGCTAGATTAGCTATTGAACTTCAGAGCAGGCAAACTGGTATTGACGGCTGGCCTCAATATCGTGGCGCTTTAAACTACTTAATTCGTACATTTTATCAGAAAAATGGTCTAAAAGCTTCTTTCAGAGGCCTTTCAGTTTCCTTATCTTCAGTTTCTCATCACACACttttaattgtaatatatgaTAAACTCTCTCAACATAAGCTTATTAGAATCGACGGTCATGTATTTGATAAGGTTAATATTTTCCTGAATGGTATGATTTCCAGGATGGTTCCAACTCTTGTTTGTTACCCCCTCTATGTTAGCAGAGTTATGCAGCAGTGTCACAACACTGAGATTAGGAGTTTTTCCATTTCCCGCATCTTTTTATGGAACTTAAAGCATAATAATCTCAAGGGTATGTATTCTGGTCTTCCCGTCCAGGTTGTCAAATCTATGTTATCTGGTGGTATCATGTTCTCGCTTTATGAAATTCTCGTCAGAATAAGTAATCGTGTACTATTAATGTTATAA
- the CUL1 gene encoding Cullin family protein, producing the protein MKYYTMVYEICIQKDSNYCELLYSNITKLISQFILNNLQLRTNEGEEGVAQESDSADFESSEDYAKIALLIIEYWIRYNNFIKILNGIFSYLNRFYVQLSLQPNIYQYSLAIFQLYIFQRYKGCVRRYLLNLLDRRRVGDEINNLHVTLIIDMYKKLDSTNGLQFLEDLEPYIINNYSNYYNAVSKVYINDFALSDFITIIDSILKDEVKYYNTHISNNNKVHDVIINNLLYNNQSRIKEKLQNELRELLEQYRIEDLKLIYKYVSKLENVNEIITNTLTQFVEHLVKTSMANSGTISDPSRVGHDVIFVYNKYLKLIKSCFEMFLNSYNSIFTKYNNSELLTHIVTQLHRILMDNFDTELAFDVEDPMDLDASSEFLDINCYIKYYNNVIVTDESFLRSYKAYLLKRMLNDRINITNEVNVLRNPVINTILGDFKRSKSMNTSYQSATSVAGNIYVLSSFNLSDVLDNSKPQSYLGDSQSVENSPSENLRRSGTPRVFGTIEVSEGVQLNPIFSHELESYRTYYKENNKFKDLRYVYTNVILEYGTTTIECNIIQATLLLLFNDTDELKMEEVCEQLNIREKQVEKLVNSCKPILTLTMNTIMLSDNLSENININPCDPVKVLSEIESGALAKLNDELGANMRLQDESTIDCKIVKTMKDRKTLNLKELIELVSQQSIDPEVVRLRINYLVSKEYINVQEEVVTYIP; encoded by the exons ATGAAATATTATAC GATGGTCTATGAAATATGCATACAGAAGGACTCGAATTACTGcgaattattatacagCAACATAACTAAACTAATCTcacaatttatattaaataatttacaattaagAACCAATGAAGGAGAGGAAGGTGTGGCTCAAGAATCAGATTCTGCAGACTTTGAATCCTCAGAAGACTACGCTAAAATCGCACTCCTCATCATCGAATACTGGATAAGATATAACAATTTCATAAAAATACTCAATGGGATATTTTCATACCTAAACCGCTTCTACGTGCAATTATCATTACAGCCAAACATTTATCAATACTCCCTGGCAATATTTCAGCTTTAC ATATTCCAGAGATATAAAGGATGTGTGAGGAGATAtctgttaaatttattggATAGAAGAAGAGTAGGTGATGAGATAAATAACTTACACGTTACCCTAATAATTGACatgtataaaaaattggaCTCTACAAACGGATTACAGTTTCTAGAAGATTTGGAACCatacataattaataattatagtaattattataatgcCGTGTCAAAGGTGTATATCAACGACTTCGCATTGTCAGATTTCATCACAATAATTGAT tcaATTTTGAAGGATGAAGTTAAGTATTATAACACCCACATcagtaataataacaaaGTCCACGATGTTATCATAAATAACTTACTCTATAATAATCAGTCGAGAATTAAAGAGAAGTTACAGAATGAGTTACGCGAATTGTTGGAGCAATATAGAATTGAG GACTTGAAGttgatttataaatatgtgtCAAAACTAGAAAATGTAAATGAAATCATTACTAACACATTGACTCAATTTGTTGAACACCTTGTTAAGACGAGTATGGCAAATTCTGGCACAATCTCAGACCCCTCTAGGGTTGGGCACGATGttatatttgtatataacaagtatttaaaattgataaaaagCTGTTTTGAAATGTTCTTAAACTCATATAATAGCATCTTCACCAAATACAACAACTCAGAACTCTTAACACACATTGTAACACAGCTTCACAGGATTTTAATGGATAATTTTGACACTGAATTGGCATTTGATGTTGAAGATCCAATGGATTTGGACGCCTCCAGTGAATTTTTGGATATAAACTGTTATATAaagtattataataatgtgattGTGACTGACGAGTCTTTCCTAAGGTCCTACAAGGCGTATTTACTGAAAAGAATGTTAAATGATAGAATAAACATCACTAATGAAGTAAATGTGCTTAGAAACCCGGTAATAAACACAATATTAGGCGATTTCAAGAGATCAAAATCGATGAATACGAGTTACCAGAGTGCCACTAGTGTGGCTGGGAATATATATGTTCTCTCAAGTTTTAACCTATCAGATGTTCTGGATAATAGTAAACCCCAATCATATTTGGGAGATTCACAATCCGTTGAAAATTCACCAAGTGAAAACTTAAGAAGATCGGGAACACCTCGTGTATTTGGAACAATAGAAGTAAGTGAAGGAGTGCAATTAAACCCAATATTCTCCCATGAACTTGAGAGTTATCGAACTTATTAcaaggaaaataataagttTAAAGATTTGAGATATGTATACACAAATGTTATTCTGGAATACGGAACCACTACAATAGAgtgtaatataatacagGCCACTCTTTTACTGTTATTTAATGACACTGATGAGTTGAAAATGGAAGAAGTCTGTGAGCAATTGAATATACGAGAAAAACAAGTTGAAAAGCTTGTAAACTCATGTAAGCCCATTTTAACACTAACGATGAATACCATAATGTTGAGTGATAATTTGagtgaaaatattaatattaaccCGTGTGATCCTGTCAAAGTGTTGAGTGAGATCGAGTCTGGAGCATTAGCTAAGTTAAATGATGAACTTGGAGCTAATATGAGATTACAAGATGAAAGTACAATTgattgtaaaatagtaaaaacaATGAAGGATAGGAAAAcgttaaatttgaaagaaTTGATCGAATTAGTATCACAGCAATCAATAGATCCGGAG gTGGTTCGGTTAcgtataaattatttggtgagtaaagaatatataaatgtgcAAGAGGAAGTAGTAACGTACATACCATAA
- the erpA gene encoding Iron-sulfur cluster insertion protein ErpA translates to MIKLLNITSNALRRLKSLKEMNKHLHINVTGGGCSGFQYHFNVLNGNNESIELIKSCTLDFQEELIGSKFTLDIPNSTRKCSCGNSFEIE, encoded by the exons atgattaaattgttaaacaTAACAAGCAATGCCCTAAGAAGACTTAAAAGTTTAAAGGAAATGAATAAACACTTGCATATAAATGTAACTGGAGGAGGTTGTTCAGGTTTCCAGTACCActttaatgttttaaacGG taaCAATGAATCCATAGAGCTCATTAAATCTTGTACATTAGATTTCCAGGAGGAATTGATTGGTTCTAAATTTACTTTGGATATACCAAATTCCACTAGGAAATGTTCGTGTGGTAACTCCTTTGAAATTGAATAG